In Pelmatolapia mariae isolate MD_Pm_ZW linkage group LG2, Pm_UMD_F_2, whole genome shotgun sequence, one DNA window encodes the following:
- the mmgt1 gene encoding ER membrane protein complex subunit 5, which produces MASSFWKGVVGIGLFSLAHAAFSAAQHRSYMRLTEKEHETLPIDIVLQTLLSFIMTCYGIVHIAGEFKDMDASSELKNKTFDTLRNHPSFYLFNHRGRVLFRTPEEEPSSVRNQQALPNPIRLRKLEHLH; this is translated from the exons ATGGCTTCGTCGTTTTGGAAAGGTGTTGTCGGCATCGGACTTTTCTCCTTAGCTCATGCGGCTTTCTCAGCGGCACAAC ATCGATCATACATGCGACTTACAGAGAAGGAGCACGAGACGCTACCAATTGAT ATTGTACTGCAGACTTTGTTGTCATTTATTATGACCTGTTACGGTATTGTCCACATCGCTGGAGAGTTCAAAGACATGGATGCTTCCTCAGAGCTGAAAAACAA GACTTTTGACACTCTGAGGAACCACCCATCCTTCTACCTTTTCAATCACAGGGGTCGGGTGCTATTCCGCACACCAGAGGAGGAGCCCTCTTCTGTACGCAACCAACAAGCTCTGCCCAACCCCATACGGTTACGCAAGCTGGAGCATTTGCACTGA
- the ints6l gene encoding integrator complex subunit 6, translating to MPILLFLLDTSASMNQRTYLGTTYLDVAKGAVEVFMKLRARDPASRGDRYMLVTFDDPPYGVKAGWKENHATFMCELKNLQASGLTTLGHALRTAFDLLNLNRLISGIDNYGQGRNPFFLEPSVIITITDGNKLTHSSGVPDELHLPLNSPLAGSELTKEPFRWDQRLFALVLRLPGAATPDNEQLGSVPTDESAITQMCEVTGGRSYCVRTQRMLNQCLESLVQKVQSGVVINFEKTGPDPPPIGEDNSVDSSRPVSSFSPQPWHSCHKLIYVRPNPKTGVPVGHWPIPESFWPDQNSPTLPPRTAHPVVRFSCVDCEPMVIDKLPFDKYELEPSPLTQYILERKSPHMCWQVFVSSSGKQNDLGHPFGYLKASTTLTCVNLFVMPYNYPVLLPLLDDFFKVHKLKPNLKWRQAFEMYLKTMPPYYLLPLKKALRMMGAPNLIADTMDCGLSYSVISYLKKLSQQAKMESDRLIVSVGKKAPQETGIKVKNHSSSLSLAHRRDFKQLLQGITGEGPLRLADINFKEFAGFQIVLLNKDVKPQAYRNAYDIPRRNLLDQLTRMRSNLLRTSLKLIRGQDEDSLHSIPVAQMGNYQEYLKMMPSPLREIDPDQPKRLHTFGNPFKQDKKGMMIDEADEFVAGPQNKKRGNSSDSNSGATVKRRRSMSPLLRRPQTPSGNTNHVVIGKNLAGIQGQQNLLKPVPQNKGVDSSNMVVTESNGDSALVLDSGEIWPAEMETEAGNTSSPSLEENVGTGAAVCGEDLGTMEERLVEDHLNEQPLEEKHNCERLSPQSQLDGADAEPAVPEIIFIAPLDGNLAELRTRVIKEVRKPGRNYDAILRLLQQVKGPPNVQRYFIQHAIKEAMRFKKRVLIQQLENALAELEEKQTTPQLPNDHGR from the exons atgccTATTTTACTTTTCCTGTTAGACACGTCCGCCTCTATGAATCAGCGCACTTATTTGGGTACGACGTATCTGGACGTTGCTAAAGGCGCGGTTGAGGTCTTTATGAAG CTGCGTGCCCGAGACCCGGCTAGTAGAGGCGACAGGTACATGCTAGTTACATTCGATGATCCACCATACGGAGTGAAG GCTGGCTGGAAGGAGAACCATGCCACCTTCATGTGCGAGCTGAAGAATCTGCAGGCGTCCGGGCTCACAACATTAGGACACGCTCTTCGCACCGCCTTCGACCTGCTTAACCTCAACCGCCTCATCTCGGGAATCGACAACTACGGGCAG GGCCGCAACCCATTCTTCCTCGAGCCATCTGTGATCATCACCATCACTGATGGGAACAAGCTCACGCACAGCTCGGGAGTGCCAGATGAG CTGCACCTGCCTCTGAATTCTCCCTTGGCTGGCAGCGAGCTGACCAAAGAGCCTTTTCGCTGGGACCAGCGTCTGTTTGCATTGGTACTGAGGCTGCCAGGAGCAGCTACACCAGATAATGAGCAACTTGGTAGTGTCCCCACGGACGAGTCTGCAATCACCCAGATGTGTGAAGTTACTGGAG GGCGATCATACTGCGTGCGAACACAGAGGATGTTGAACCAGTGTCTGGAGTCTCTGGTCCAAAAGGTTCAAAGCGGTGTTGTcattaattttgaaaaaacCGGCCCAGATCCGCCTCCAATTGGGGAAG atAACTCTGTGGACTCAAGTCGGCCCGTGTCATCCTTCAGCCCACAGCCATGGCACAGCTGCCACAAACTCATCTATGTGCGACCAAACCCAAAGACTGGGGTGCCAGTCGGGCATTGGCCCATACCAGAGTCCTTCTGGCCGGACCAGAACTCTCCAACCCTA CCACCTCGCACTGCTCACCCCGTGGTGCGTTTCTCTTGCGTGGACTGTGAACCCATGGTGATCGACAAGCTTCCCTTCGACAAGTATGAACTGGAGCCCTCTCCGCTCACCCAGTACATCCTGGAAAGGAAGTCCCCACACATGTGCTGGCAG GTGTTTGTCAGCAGCAGCGGGAAGCAGAATGACCTGGGGCATCCTTTTGGCTACCTTAAAGCCAGCACCACTCTCACCTGTGTTAATCTGTTTGTTATGCCGTACAACTACCCAGTCCTTCTCCCACTCCTTG ACGATTTTTTCAAAGTGCACAAACTAAAACCGAACCTTAAGTGGCGACAGGCCTTTGAGATGTACCTGAAGACGATGCCTCCATACTACCTCCTG CCCTTGAAAAAGGCACTGAGGATGATGGGAGCACCTAACCTTATCGCGGACACCATGGACTGCGGACTGAGTTACAGCGTCATTTCTTACCTGAAGAAGCTCAGCCAGCAG GCAAAAATGGAGTCGGATCGTCTGATTGTGTCGGTGGGGAAAAAGGCTCCGCAGGAAACCGGCATAAAGGTGAAGAACCACTCCAGCTCGCTTTCTCTAGCCCACCGGCGAGACTTTAAGCAGCTGCTGCAGGGAATCACGGGGGAGGGGCCCCTTCGCCTGGCGGACATTAATTTCAAAGAGTTTGCCGGTTTCCAGATCGTCCTGCTCAACAAG GATGTAAAGCCTCAAGCTTATCGGAATGCCTACGACATCCCGAGACGGAACCTCCTGGATCAGCTCACACGAATGCGCTCCAATTTGCTGCGGACGTCACTAAAACTGATCCGAGGGCAAGATGAAG ATTCCCTGCACAGTATTCCAGTGGCTCAGATGGGGAACTATCAGGAGTACCTAAAAATGATGCCGTCTCCTTTGAGAGAGATTGACCCCGATCAGCCTAAACGGCTGCACACATTTGGGAATCCTTTCAAGCAGGATAAGAAG GGGATGATGATCGATGAGGCGGATGAGTTTGTAGCAGGCCCTCAAAATAAGAAGAGAGGAAATTCCAGTGACTCCAATTCGGGTGCTACTGTGAAGAGAAGGCGGAGCATGTCACCGTTGCTGCGGCGGCCGCAGACACCATCAGGGAACACCAACCATGTGGTGATTGGGAAGAACCTAGCAGGGATTCAGGGGCAGCAGAACCTCCTCAAACCGGTTCCACAGAACAAAG GAGTGGATAGCAGCAACATGGTGGTCACAGAGAGTAATGGCGACAGCGCTCTCGTGCTCGACTCTGGGGAAATCTGGCCTGCAGAGATGGAAACTGAGGCAGGGAATACATCCTCACCGAGTTTAGAGGAGAACGTTGGGACAGGAGCAGCAGTTTGCGGGGAGGACCTCGGTACGATGGAGGAAAGGCTGGTGGAAGATCATCTAAACGAGCAGCCGCTGGAGGAGAAGCACAACTGTGAACGCCTGAGTCCACAGAGCCAGCTGGATGGCGCTGACGCTGAGCCGGCAGTGCCTGAGATCATTTTCATAGCTCCACTAGACGGCAACCTGGCAGAGCTGCGGACGCGGGTCATCAAGGAGGTCCGCAAACCCGGACGAA ACTATGATGCAATACTCAGACTACTGCAGCAGGTGAAAGGCCCGCCAAACGTACAGAGGTACTTCATCCAGCACGCCATCAAAGAAGCAATGAG GTTCAAGAAGCGAGTACTGATCCAGCAGCTGGAGAACGCCCTCGCGGAGCTGGAGGAGAAGCAAACAACACCACAGCTTCCCAATGACCATGGCAGGTAG
- the mospd1 gene encoding motile sperm domain-containing protein 1 — protein sequence MQQQQHRPPELVGGSLPVFVFPNELVFYADDQLSHKQVLTLYNPYEFALKFKVLCTAPNKYTVVDATGAVKPQCCVDIVIRHRDVRACHYGVYDKFRLQVSEQSQRKALGRKEVTATLRPSASQDPPSPRPQDEERRIADSEFFEQTVFQTESRPVAGGPSLLTVLLGLVCMAALMLPTLGEQESTVPVYLHLSVNKKLVAAYVLGLLTMVILRT from the exons atgcagcagcagcagcatcgaCCGCCGGAGTTGGTGGGAGGAAGCCTTCCCGTGTTCGTGTTCCCCAATGAGCTCGTCTTCTATGCCGATGATCAGTTGTCTCACAAACAGGTGCTCACGCTCTACAATCCCTATGAGTTCGCCCTCAAGTTTAAAG TGCTGTGCACAGCGCCAAACAAGTACACCGTGGTGGATGCAACTGGAGCCGTCAAGCCTCAGTGTTGCGTTGATAT AGTAATCCGACACCGAGATGTGCGCGCGTGCCATTACGGGGTCTACGACAAGTTCCGGCTGCAGGTGTCAGAGCAGAGTCAGCGGAAAGCTCTGGGCCGCAAAGAGGTGACGGCCACTCTCCGTCCCTCTGCCTCACAGGACCCGCCTAGCCCCCGGCCCCAAGATGAGGAACGCCGAATTGCTGACAGCGAGTTTTTTGAACAGACTGTATTCCAGACAG AGAGCCGTCCTGTTGCTGGAGGACCCAGTCTGTTGACAGTACTGCTTGGGCTGGTGTGTATGGCTGCCCTGATGCTCCCGACACTGGGGGAGCAAGAATCTACTGTGCCTGTCTACCTCCACTTAAGTGTTAACAAGAAACTTGTAGCTGCTTATGTTCTTG GGCTTCTTACAATGGTCATCCTACGCACATGA